One segment of Clavelina lepadiformis chromosome 2, kaClaLepa1.1, whole genome shotgun sequence DNA contains the following:
- the LOC143444949 gene encoding alpha-1,3-mannosyl-glycoprotein 4-beta-N-acetylglucosaminyltransferase A-like → MEYGLLTNSLESKSFVTNVKDEPIVPGEKVYFHPLDPVFPLSGDLKAPSPGFELGRIPKNADVVIGIPTVKRQGVSYLSQTIDSLLKNQVDRSVDSRILVYVGETDEEFLRDLSRSLQSSYRKHIEDGILQLISPPKSYYPPWEKVLQSSFNDALERVKWRSKQNLDQIFLMMYIYNLSPKYYLMMEDDVIASHGYIGAIMKEANRRSMENYFYISFCNLGAIGKLFRAETLPSYASFIHTFWNKKPLDWLQLDYVASAVCSYDENAQQCNKRRELKMPPHKPSLFQHIGSVSSLQGKTQNLKDNSFKSDAI, encoded by the exons ATGGAGTATGGTCTCCtgacaaac TCGTTAGAATCAAAGAGCTTCGTTACAAACGTAAAAGATGAACCAATTGTACCCGGTGAAAAAGTCTATTTTCACCCCTTAGATCCGGTATTTCCCCTCTCAGGGGACCTAAAAGCACCCAGCCCAGGCTTTGAGTTGGGTCGGATACCGAAAAACGCCGACGTCGTAATAGGAATACCCACAGTGAAG AGGCAGGGAGTATCCTATCTTTCGCAAACAATCGATTCCCTTCTGAAGAATCAGGTTGATCGTTCTGTTGATTCTAGAATCCTTGTTTACGTCGGCGAGACCGACGAAGAGTTTTTACGCGATCTTTCGCGCTCATTGCAAAGCAGTTATCGGAAGCACATTGAAGATGGGATATTACAG CTAATTAGTCCACCTAAAAGTTACTACCCCCCATGGGAAAAAGTGCTTCAGTCCAGTTTTAACGACGCGCTGGAGCGAGTGAAGTGGAGATCGAAACAGAATCTGGATCAAATCTTCCTCATGATGTACATCTATAACCTTTCACCTAAATATTACCTCATGATGgaagatgacgtcatagccAGCCATGGGTACATCGGAGCGATAATGAAG GAGGCTAACCGAAGATCGAtggaaaattacttttatatttctttttgtaatttgggaGCGATTGGAAAACTTTTCCGCGCCGAAACTCTTCCATCATATGCTTCGTTCATCCACACGTTCTGGAATAAAAAACCGCTCGACTGGCTGCAG CTGGACTACGTTGCGTCAGCGGTCTGCAGCTATGACGAGAACGCCCAACAGTGCAATAAAAGGAGAGAGCTAAAAATGCCTCCTCACAAACCGTCGCTGTTTCAACACATTGGAAG TGTTTCGTCATTGCAAGGAAAGACGCAAAATCTCAAGGACAATTCATTCAAAAGCGACGCCATCTGA
- the LOC143445427 gene encoding alpha-1,3-mannosyl-glycoprotein 4-beta-N-acetylglucosaminyltransferase A-like: MSHPFTVNNFFCCAFLQSLESKSFVTNVKDEPIVPGEKVYFHPLDPVFPLSGDLKAPSPGFELGRIPKNADVVIGIPTVKRQGVSYLSQTIDSLLKNQVDRSVDSRILVYVGETDEEFLRDLSRSLQSSYRKHIEDGILQLISPPKSYYPPWEKVLQSSFNDALERVKWRSKQNLDQIFLMMYIYNLSPKYYLMMEDDVIASHGYIGAIMKEANRRSMENYFYISFCNLGAIGKLFRAETLPSYASFIHTFWNKKPLDWLQLDYVASAVCSYDENAQQCNKRRELKMPPHKPSLFQHIGSVSSLQGKTQNLKDNSFKSDAI; this comes from the exons atgtcTCATCCGTTTAcggttaacaattttttttgttgtgctttttTGCAGTCGTTAGAATCAAAGAGCTTCGTTACAAACGTAAAAGATGAACCAATTGTACCCGGTGAAAAAGTCTATTTTCACCCCTTAGATCCGGTATTTCCCCTCTCAGGGGACCTAAAAGCACCCAGCCCAGGCTTTGAGTTGGGTCGGATACCGAAAAACGCCGACGTCGTAATAGGAATACCCACAGTGAAG AGGCAGGGAGTATCCTATCTCTCGCAAACAATCGATTCCCTTCTGAAGAATCAGGTTGATCGTTCTGTTGATTCTAGAATCCTTGTTTACGTCGGCGAGACCGACGAAGAGTTTTTACGCGATCTTTCGCGCTCATTGCAAAGCAGTTATCGGAAGCACATTGAAGATGGGATATTACAG CTAATTAGTCCACCTAAAAGTTACTACCCCCCATGGGAAAAAGTGCTTCAGTCCAGTTTTAACGACGCGCTGGAGCGAGTGAAGTGGAGATCGAAACAGAATCTGGATCAAATCTTCCTCATGATGTACATCTATAACCTTTCACCTAAATATTACCTCATGATGgaagatgacgtcatagccAGCCATGGGTACATCGGAGCGATAATGAAG GAGGCTAACCGAAGATCGAtggaaaattacttttatatttctttttgtaatttgggaGCGATTGGAAAACTTTTCCGCGCCGAAACTCTTCCATCATATGCTTCGTTCATCCACACGTTCTGGAATAAAAAACCGCTCGACTGGCTGCAG CTGGACTACGTTGCGTCAGCGGTCTGCAGCTATGACGAGAACGCCCAACAGTGCAATAAAAGGAGAGAGCTAAAAATGCCTCCTCACAAACCGTCGCTGTTTCAACACATTGGAAG TGTTTCGTCATTGCAAGGAAAGACGCAAAATCTCAAGGACAATTCATTCAAAAGCGACGCCATCTGA